One stretch of Leadbetterella byssophila DSM 17132 DNA includes these proteins:
- a CDS encoding DUF4295 domain-containing protein produces the protein MAKKVVATLRDKSALKSFAKVIKAVKNEKTGAYTFKEEMVAADNVAEALK, from the coding sequence ATGGCAAAGAAAGTAGTTGCGACCCTGAGAGACAAGTCAGCTTTGAAAAGCTTCGCTAAAGTTATCAAGGCGGTTAAGAATGAAAAAACAGGAGCATATACCTTTAAAGAAGAAATGGTAGCTGCGGATAACGTAGCTGAAGCTTTAAAGTAA
- the rpmG gene encoding 50S ribosomal protein L33 — protein sequence MAKKGNRVQVILECTEHKASGVPGMSRYITTKNRKNTTSRLELKKYNPVLRRVTLHKEIK from the coding sequence ATGGCAAAGAAAGGAAACAGAGTTCAAGTGATATTGGAATGTACTGAACATAAGGCCTCAGGAGTACCTGGAATGTCCAGATATATCACTACCAAGAACCGTAAGAACACTACTTCCAGATTGGAGTTGAAAAAATACAATCCTGTTTTGAGAAGAGTTACGCTTCACAAAGAAATCAAGTAA
- a CDS encoding acyl-CoA dehydrogenase family protein produces MSSVSLKGGEFLIKETDASQIFIPEEFSEEQQMIAETCRDFLKAEIHPRLDEIDKAGSPELISSLMDKAGELGLLGTAVPEEYGGFGMNFNTSMLVAEVLGAGHSFSVAQSAHTGIGTLPIVYYGNEEQKAKYLPKLASGEWKAAYCLTEPDSGSDANSGKTKAELTEDGKFYKINGQKMWITNGGFADIFIVFAKIEDDKNLTAFIVEKSFGGITMNEPEHKMGIKGSDTRQIFFNDCMVPVENMLSKRENGFKIAVNILNVGRIKLAVAAVGGSKGVINHAINYANERKQFGISIGRFGAIKHKLAEMAIRIWTTETACYRAGQNIDDLIDSLTASGMSDADAKLKALEQYAIECAILKVNGSETLDYVADEGVQVYGGMGYSADAPMDRAYRDSRINRIFEGTNEINRMLVLDMLLKRAMKGELDLLGPATAVGKEILSIPEFGMSDDEELFAAEKKAIKNLKKTALMIAGSAVQKFMMKLSHEQEILMNVADIITEAYIAESAFLRVEKLIRLKGEEAASLQKDIAQVYLQNAVAKASMAGREAISAFAEGDELRVMLMGLKRFTKIEPLNTKDARRRIADAMLAENKYIF; encoded by the coding sequence ATGTCAAGTGTATCACTTAAAGGCGGAGAATTCCTAATCAAAGAAACTGACGCCTCACAGATCTTTATACCGGAAGAATTTTCCGAAGAACAGCAGATGATAGCGGAGACTTGTAGGGATTTCCTAAAAGCTGAGATTCATCCAAGATTGGACGAGATTGACAAAGCAGGAAGTCCAGAGCTTATCTCTTCTTTAATGGACAAAGCGGGAGAATTAGGTTTACTTGGCACGGCAGTTCCTGAAGAATATGGTGGTTTTGGTATGAACTTCAATACTTCTATGTTAGTAGCAGAAGTATTGGGAGCAGGTCATTCATTCTCTGTAGCACAATCAGCACATACGGGTATAGGAACATTACCAATAGTATATTATGGCAATGAAGAGCAAAAGGCTAAATACCTTCCTAAACTAGCTAGTGGTGAATGGAAAGCAGCGTACTGCCTAACTGAACCGGATTCAGGATCAGACGCAAACAGCGGAAAGACCAAAGCTGAGCTAACGGAGGATGGCAAGTTCTATAAAATTAACGGACAGAAGATGTGGATCACTAACGGTGGTTTCGCAGACATTTTTATAGTATTTGCTAAGATAGAAGACGACAAGAACCTAACGGCCTTTATAGTAGAAAAATCATTTGGTGGTATCACTATGAATGAGCCGGAGCATAAGATGGGTATCAAAGGTTCAGACACACGTCAAATCTTCTTTAATGACTGTATGGTTCCAGTAGAAAACATGCTGTCTAAGAGAGAAAATGGATTCAAGATCGCCGTAAATATCTTAAACGTAGGTAGAATTAAGTTGGCAGTTGCCGCTGTTGGAGGTTCAAAAGGAGTTATAAATCACGCCATCAATTACGCAAATGAGCGCAAGCAGTTTGGCATCTCTATCGGACGTTTCGGAGCCATCAAGCATAAATTAGCAGAAATGGCCATTAGAATCTGGACAACAGAAACCGCCTGTTATAGAGCGGGTCAAAACATTGACGATCTGATAGACTCTTTAACCGCCAGCGGCATGAGTGATGCAGACGCAAAATTGAAAGCTCTAGAACAATATGCCATAGAATGTGCTATTCTAAAGGTAAACGGTTCTGAAACCTTAGATTATGTAGCTGATGAAGGCGTTCAAGTGTACGGGGGAATGGGATATTCTGCTGATGCCCCTATGGACAGAGCATATAGAGATTCCAGAATCAATAGAATTTTTGAAGGGACGAATGAAATTAACCGTATGCTGGTCTTAGATATGCTTCTAAAACGAGCTATGAAAGGTGAATTAGACCTTCTTGGACCTGCTACGGCTGTGGGTAAGGAAATCTTATCTATTCCGGAATTTGGTATGTCAGATGACGAGGAATTATTTGCTGCAGAAAAGAAAGCAATCAAGAACCTGAAGAAAACCGCTTTGATGATTGCAGGATCAGCTGTTCAGAAGTTCATGATGAAACTTTCCCATGAGCAGGAAATCCTAATGAATGTAGCAGATATTATAACAGAAGCTTATATTGCTGAATCTGCCTTCTTACGTGTTGAAAAACTCATTCGCCTAAAAGGAGAAGAAGCAGCATCCCTACAAAAAGATATCGCGCAAGTCTACCTTCAAAATGCAGTTGCCAAGGCTAGCATGGCTGGTAGAGAGGCCATATCTGCCTTCGCAGAAGGAGATGAACTTAGAGTAATGTTAATGGGCTTGAAACGCTTCACAAAAATTGAGCCTCTAAACACCAAAGACGCTCGAAGAAGAATAGCAGATGCTATGTTAGCAGAGAACAAGTACATATTCTAA
- a CDS encoding glycoside hydrolase family 18 protein has protein sequence MRIITLLLCFLSFSGIAQEFKIIGYYMPTSEKVNFDHYTHINYSFAIPAPSGDTLLPLRNPERVMELVKDLHKQGKKVFISVGGWGIGDAPGDDTRFHKMAETEKGRRTFINSTLNLVKTYGFDGVDLDWEYPDEDSPSADQYVELVKGLHTALHKENKELTAAVISYGRKGYGIKNEAFNYLDWINLMAYDDDYGSEEIKAHSPYALAQKSIDYWLKERKLPAHKAVLGLPYYSKKGHGQYGPSYKDLLKDGASPYDDYWKGAFYNGIFTIQNKTRLAKDLGLAGVMVWEIRHDTSDEYSLVRAIYQASK, from the coding sequence ATGAGAATCATCACCCTTTTGCTTTGCTTTTTAAGCTTCTCGGGAATAGCACAGGAGTTTAAGATTATAGGATATTACATGCCTACCTCGGAAAAGGTAAACTTTGATCATTATACTCATATCAATTATTCCTTTGCTATCCCGGCACCTAGTGGGGACACCTTACTCCCATTAAGAAATCCGGAGAGGGTAATGGAATTAGTTAAAGACCTACATAAACAAGGCAAAAAGGTCTTTATTTCAGTTGGGGGCTGGGGAATTGGAGATGCTCCTGGAGATGACACACGTTTCCACAAAATGGCTGAAACAGAAAAAGGCAGAAGAACCTTCATTAACAGCACGCTGAACCTGGTTAAGACCTACGGATTTGACGGAGTAGATTTAGATTGGGAATATCCGGACGAAGATTCCCCTTCTGCTGATCAATATGTGGAACTAGTTAAAGGGCTACATACGGCCTTACACAAAGAAAACAAAGAGCTGACTGCAGCTGTCATTTCTTATGGCAGAAAAGGTTATGGCATAAAAAATGAAGCCTTTAATTATCTGGATTGGATCAATCTCATGGCCTACGATGATGATTATGGCTCCGAAGAGATTAAAGCCCATTCCCCATATGCCTTAGCCCAAAAGTCTATAGACTATTGGTTAAAAGAAAGAAAACTTCCTGCACATAAGGCAGTACTGGGCTTACCCTATTACTCAAAGAAAGGCCATGGTCAATATGGACCATCCTATAAGGATCTTTTAAAAGATGGAGCCAGCCCCTATGATGACTATTGGAAAGGGGCTTTTTATAATGGCATATTTACTATCCAAAACAAGACCCGCCTAGCCAAGGACCTAGGTCTTGCAGGAGTGATGGTTTGGGAAATAAGACATGACACCTCGGATGAGTATTCTTTAGTACGTGCCATCTACCAGGCATCTAAGTAA
- a CDS encoding hemerythrin domain-containing protein, translated as MSETVQHLVESAKIYQMVTERLDLIQSHTFESELIEWILDIYSQDEPPVEGLQKFSMPQVMYYLQASHKLYLSKTLPEIEQSMAHIQKRHDDTLLHALILFFNHYKIDFLEHIRMEERDLFPYLKKLHEIDPQSTSKEEIATLLSQSPMEKFEHDAIEDELKRVSDIIHHYCGHEEVPLPFKVFLNQVEIFEMDLRKHAFIEDHVLMPMAQRKEAELKALI; from the coding sequence ATGTCTGAAACAGTGCAACATCTGGTGGAGTCGGCCAAGATATATCAAATGGTCACCGAGAGACTAGACTTGATTCAGTCTCACACCTTCGAATCAGAACTTATAGAGTGGATTCTGGACATTTACAGCCAGGACGAACCTCCAGTTGAAGGCCTGCAGAAGTTTTCCATGCCGCAAGTCATGTACTATCTGCAGGCTTCTCATAAACTTTACCTATCTAAAACTCTTCCGGAAATAGAACAATCCATGGCACATATCCAAAAGCGCCATGATGATACACTCCTTCATGCATTGATTCTATTTTTCAATCACTACAAGATAGATTTCCTGGAGCATATCCGTATGGAGGAAAGGGATCTCTTTCCTTATCTGAAGAAATTACATGAAATTGACCCTCAATCTACCTCAAAGGAGGAGATTGCTACCTTACTCTCTCAGTCACCTATGGAGAAGTTTGAACATGATGCCATAGAAGATGAATTGAAACGAGTATCAGATATTATTCATCATTACTGCGGACATGAGGAAGTTCCTTTGCCTTTTAAAGTCTTCCTAAACCAGGTTGAAATCTTTGAGATGGATCTCAGAAAGCATGCCTTCATTGAAGATCATGTTCTCATGCCTATGGCGCAAAGAAAGGAAGCAGAATTAAAGGCATTGATATGA